One part of the Clostridium thermosuccinogenes genome encodes these proteins:
- a CDS encoding response regulator, whose product MFERIIIADDETAHLEGMKTIVSQICPETEVLIAKNGLEALEILRQKPAELIMCDIRMPIMDGIELLRIASSEFPQTKFVMISAYKDFEYAQKAIEYQAVEYIVKPFRVSDLRETINKVARGREAEKAKDLLLSDYYRLSEVLQKQEDSKLLQSLLEGRLSEQERAKLRCADRLCNHGVVACLYWEAPGSRNADISYETLEALIGKINTKSILVYDAKPINEAILIIPNQSPDTIRHKLENFIVEIREDLKLELYAGISLNASCLLEKASEAYSQAYEALSYRFYYSQGRVLLYEKLCTSLELALPSLSRIEQQIRDAVHKCDSKAACNEIRRMKEQLMHDPPYYPGKVRNRVSSFVVSIINSFEGSVLYREFEDLQNSAYMKYSRCNSFDELFSISEELLLLCVHLKSHISKAQSTDLIDSCIAYIEQHLNEELSLKEIADRFHFNPNYLSALIKKRTGLSYSSYLLSLRMQKACSLLSKTNDRIKDISLRVGFSDCSYFNRVFRRENGISPQQYRRKYRRW is encoded by the coding sequence GTGTTTGAACGTATTATAATAGCAGATGATGAAACTGCTCATTTGGAAGGTATGAAGACCATAGTATCCCAAATATGTCCGGAAACCGAAGTGCTTATTGCAAAGAATGGACTGGAGGCATTGGAGATTCTCCGTCAAAAGCCGGCTGAGCTGATAATGTGTGATATCCGTATGCCTATTATGGATGGTATAGAACTGCTCAGGATAGCATCCAGTGAGTTCCCACAAACAAAATTTGTAATGATAAGCGCATATAAGGACTTTGAATATGCGCAAAAAGCAATTGAGTACCAGGCTGTGGAGTATATAGTCAAACCTTTCCGTGTTTCGGATCTTCGTGAAACTATTAATAAAGTTGCCAGAGGAAGGGAAGCAGAAAAGGCAAAGGATCTTCTCTTGAGTGATTATTACAGATTATCGGAGGTTCTGCAAAAACAGGAAGATAGCAAGCTTTTACAAAGCCTGCTTGAAGGACGGCTCTCCGAACAGGAAAGAGCTAAGCTGCGTTGTGCGGATCGCCTTTGCAATCATGGTGTAGTAGCATGTCTTTACTGGGAAGCCCCGGGAAGCAGAAACGCAGATATTTCATATGAGACTCTTGAAGCGTTGATTGGAAAGATTAATACGAAATCGATTCTTGTTTACGATGCAAAGCCGATTAATGAAGCCATACTTATAATACCGAACCAATCACCCGATACCATACGGCATAAGTTGGAGAATTTTATTGTAGAGATCCGTGAAGACCTTAAGCTTGAGCTTTATGCCGGTATTTCCCTGAATGCATCCTGCTTGCTGGAAAAGGCGTCGGAAGCATATTCTCAAGCTTATGAAGCGCTTTCCTACCGTTTTTATTATTCTCAGGGTAGAGTACTTCTCTACGAAAAGCTGTGCACTTCCCTGGAGCTGGCCCTCCCCTCATTAAGCCGTATTGAACAGCAAATACGTGATGCAGTGCATAAATGCGATTCAAAAGCTGCATGCAATGAAATCAGGAGAATGAAGGAGCAATTGATGCACGATCCTCCGTATTATCCTGGAAAAGTGAGAAATCGGGTTTCCTCTTTTGTTGTTTCCATTATAAATAGCTTTGAAGGTTCGGTGCTTTACCGTGAGTTTGAAGATCTGCAAAACAGCGCCTATATGAAATACAGCAGATGCAATTCTTTCGATGAGTTGTTTTCCATATCTGAGGAGCTTTTACTGTTGTGTGTGCATTTGAAAAGCCACATTTCCAAAGCACAAAGCACCGACCTTATTGATTCCTGCATTGCTTATATAGAGCAGCATCTGAATGAAGAGCTTTCCCTGAAAGAGATAGCAGACCGTTTTCATTTCAATCCCAACTATCTTTCTGCTTTGATAAAAAAAAGAACAGGTCTTTCCTATTCTTCCTATCTGCTTTCTCTACGCATGCAGAAAGCGTGCAGCTTGCTTTCAAAAACCAATGACAGGATAAAGGACATCTCCCTGCGTGTAGGTTTCAGTGACTGCAGTTATTTTAACCGTGTTTTCCGCCGGGAAAATGGTATATCACCCCAGCAATACAGAAGAAAGTACAGGAGGTGGTAG
- a CDS encoding extracellular solute-binding protein, with the protein MKRMFAVLMVIVMLFSTAACSSSTDTSADKTGNTAQSGDSKSGGTTSGATSSDKTVEIRFSNWDGGATLDAYEAAINAFMKENPNIKVTNLNIPSEYDTKITAMIAANDAPEISILNSDTLLYPLAEEGKLVNILDLIKNDPEFDGSDLIDNLKYMRDPNFMAGYGIGPQNICLFYNPALFKKYGVEEPPAKYENAWDWDTFVENAKKLTIDKNGKNALDPGFDPENIDTYGVTFGKWWAIYMPLVLSSGGDYLNADGTATGMDSPEAINAMQKMADLIWVHHVSPTPIASQTMPGLSESIATNKVAMSINGQWTNSDLMADGVEYNVAVLPKIGSKAKTVMTAGCLSILDTPKKEAAWEFFKYMCSPGAVSALEKSGLWLPSVKSGYTEEYLKEMITDKHPANYYESICLPMLDGTAEPPTTSWVVNFSKINDVLTPALDPVWAGESSYADAIRGAISQLNAEVKGRRDK; encoded by the coding sequence ATGAAAAGAATGTTTGCTGTTCTAATGGTAATTGTAATGCTATTCTCAACAGCAGCATGTTCATCCTCCACGGACACTTCTGCGGACAAGACTGGTAATACGGCCCAAAGTGGCGATTCAAAAAGTGGAGGTACAACAAGTGGCGCTACATCATCAGATAAGACAGTGGAAATCCGCTTCAGCAACTGGGATGGCGGAGCTACTCTGGATGCTTATGAAGCGGCTATCAACGCTTTTATGAAAGAAAACCCGAACATCAAAGTAACCAATCTGAACATTCCAAGCGAATATGACACAAAGATCACTGCGATGATCGCTGCCAACGACGCCCCTGAAATTTCAATTCTGAACTCGGACACTTTGCTTTATCCCCTTGCTGAAGAAGGTAAACTTGTGAATATTCTGGACTTGATAAAAAATGACCCTGAGTTTGATGGAAGCGATTTGATTGATAACCTGAAGTACATGAGGGATCCCAACTTCATGGCTGGTTATGGTATCGGCCCGCAAAACATATGCTTGTTCTACAACCCGGCATTGTTCAAAAAGTATGGGGTGGAAGAACCACCGGCAAAATATGAGAATGCCTGGGATTGGGATACCTTTGTAGAAAATGCAAAAAAACTGACCATTGACAAGAATGGAAAGAACGCATTGGACCCTGGTTTTGACCCTGAAAACATAGATACGTATGGTGTAACTTTCGGAAAATGGTGGGCCATTTATATGCCTTTGGTATTATCTTCCGGCGGTGACTACCTGAATGCCGATGGTACAGCAACAGGAATGGATTCTCCGGAAGCGATTAATGCAATGCAGAAGATGGCAGACCTCATATGGGTACATCATGTATCTCCAACTCCTATTGCCAGTCAGACAATGCCAGGCCTTTCCGAAAGTATTGCAACCAACAAGGTAGCCATGTCTATTAACGGACAATGGACCAACAGCGACCTTATGGCGGATGGAGTGGAATATAATGTTGCAGTTTTGCCCAAAATCGGTAGTAAGGCAAAAACTGTAATGACTGCGGGTTGCTTAAGCATTCTGGATACTCCTAAGAAAGAAGCTGCCTGGGAATTCTTTAAATATATGTGCTCACCTGGCGCTGTAAGCGCTTTGGAAAAGAGCGGCTTATGGCTGCCATCCGTTAAGAGCGGATACACTGAAGAATATCTTAAGGAAATGATAACTGACAAGCATCCGGCAAATTATTATGAAAGCATCTGCTTGCCGATGCTCGATGGCACAGCAGAACCTCCGACAACAAGTTGGGTTGTGAATTTCAGTAAAATCAACGACGTTCTTACTCCGGCATTGGATCCTGTGTGGGCAGGCGAATCTTCATATGCTGATGCAATTCGTGGTGCAATCAGCCAGTTGAATGCCGAGGTCAAAGGTCGTAGAGACAAATAA
- a CDS encoding carbohydrate ABC transporter permease: protein MPKGSITAFKTQRATKSNSSTMSRRRLLTNIAGWGFALPAILGFLFFNIVPMALSAYYSLCDYNVIGASVFTGLKNYISLFDGSDPAFWASVKATVKYTVLAVPANLIFSFMIALMLNRPMVGRAFFRSLFYLPSIVPAVANSFVWLLLMNPDFGLFNVILDFLGLPESKWIWGEKTVIPSIVFMGIWGTGATQVIFLAGLQNIPRVYYEALEIDGGNAWHKLWKVTIPMISPTMFYNLVMGIIGALQVFNASYIMTNGGPNNASLFYVYNLWRQAFTYMDMGKASAMAWLLFITILMLTAFVFRTSKKWVYYEGGDE from the coding sequence GTGCCAAAAGGAAGTATTACAGCTTTTAAAACGCAAAGAGCCACAAAAAGCAACTCATCTACCATGTCCCGTCGTCGACTGTTGACAAACATTGCTGGCTGGGGATTTGCACTTCCTGCCATCTTGGGTTTTCTGTTCTTCAACATTGTTCCAATGGCGTTAAGTGCCTATTATAGCTTATGCGATTATAATGTAATAGGCGCATCAGTTTTTACAGGATTAAAGAACTATATAAGTCTTTTTGACGGATCTGATCCTGCATTCTGGGCTTCTGTAAAGGCAACAGTAAAATACACGGTTCTTGCAGTTCCTGCAAACCTGATTTTTTCATTTATGATTGCTCTTATGCTTAACCGTCCAATGGTGGGGCGTGCATTTTTTCGATCATTGTTCTATTTGCCCAGCATTGTTCCGGCAGTTGCCAACAGTTTTGTGTGGCTTCTTCTGATGAATCCGGATTTCGGACTTTTTAATGTCATCCTCGATTTTCTGGGTTTACCGGAAAGCAAATGGATCTGGGGGGAGAAAACAGTAATCCCATCCATAGTATTTATGGGAATATGGGGAACAGGTGCTACGCAAGTTATTTTTCTGGCAGGATTGCAAAACATTCCCAGAGTTTACTATGAAGCTTTGGAAATCGACGGGGGCAATGCATGGCATAAACTATGGAAGGTCACAATACCCATGATTTCACCTACCATGTTTTATAATCTTGTTATGGGAATAATAGGAGCGTTGCAGGTATTTAACGCGTCTTATATTATGACCAATGGTGGCCCGAACAATGCTTCTCTGTTTTATGTTTACAACCTTTGGCGCCAGGCGTTTACATACATGGACATGGGCAAGGCGTCTGCAATGGCGTGGCTGCTATTCATAACAATACTCATGCTTACTGCCTTTGTGTTTAGAACATCTAAAAAATGGGTGTATTATGAAGGAGGAGACGAATAA
- a CDS encoding glycoside hydrolase family 127 protein produces the protein MKQYGGCPVGFEKVSINGGFWAEKQKLMEDITIDALYKRFEETGRFEALKGEWREGKPNKPHIFWESDIAKWIEGVAYKLQKSRDKELEKKIDYLVDLMEAYQSEDGYLNIYFTVVEPEARFTRCTDHELYCAGHLIEAAIAYDKATGKDKFLKIMKRYADLIDRVFRIEHSAAFDTPGHEEIELALYKLYMHTGENRYLQLAMYFIDTRGTSKRDKTYDFASLEYMQSHLPVREQFTAEGHCVRALYLYSGMADLALHNKNESLYNACDKLFDNITQKRMYITGGLGSTYRGEAFTYDYDLPELTAYAETCASIALALFARRMWLISPNGKYADAAELAIYNTALSGVSLTGDSFFYENPLYADPKKKAFNDSRPRGLMQHLPIMERAKVFDCSCCPPNILRFIESIGDFAYSSSGDTVFAHCYMDSKAEIPLEHQIVNIEQHTQYPYDGKIVFSVKDGCGFSFALHIPEWARSFDIKVNDSECQFTLKDGYAYIDRLLGTGDMIELNLDMQIETVEANPEVRDICGRAALKRGPIVFCAEGADNRFNLRDVRIRRDTRWQIYEKEIANTRLIGISGPAEVRRRIDGLYSAEPIERQEVTLNLIPYHAWANRGVNEMNVWFLLKD, from the coding sequence ATGAAACAATATGGCGGATGCCCGGTCGGATTTGAGAAAGTTTCGATAAACGGCGGCTTCTGGGCGGAAAAACAGAAACTGATGGAAGACATCACTATTGACGCTCTTTACAAGCGTTTTGAAGAGACAGGAAGGTTTGAGGCCTTAAAGGGTGAATGGAGAGAGGGTAAACCCAATAAACCGCATATATTCTGGGAATCCGACATAGCAAAATGGATTGAGGGGGTAGCCTATAAGCTGCAGAAAAGCAGGGATAAAGAACTGGAGAAAAAAATAGACTATTTGGTTGATCTCATGGAAGCCTATCAGTCTGAAGATGGCTATCTGAACATATATTTCACCGTTGTCGAGCCTGAAGCACGGTTTACTCGCTGTACCGACCATGAACTCTATTGTGCAGGGCATTTGATTGAAGCGGCCATAGCTTATGATAAAGCTACGGGTAAGGATAAGTTCCTGAAAATTATGAAACGTTATGCAGACCTTATTGACAGGGTGTTTCGCATTGAACATTCTGCTGCGTTTGATACTCCCGGACATGAGGAGATTGAACTGGCTCTGTACAAGCTTTATATGCATACAGGAGAAAACCGTTATCTGCAGTTGGCTATGTATTTTATTGATACCCGTGGTACCAGCAAACGGGACAAAACCTATGATTTCGCAAGCCTGGAGTACATGCAGTCGCACTTGCCAGTGCGTGAGCAATTTACAGCAGAAGGTCATTGCGTCAGGGCGCTTTATCTATATTCAGGGATGGCAGACCTGGCTCTGCATAACAAGAACGAAAGTCTTTATAATGCATGCGACAAGTTGTTTGACAATATCACACAAAAACGCATGTATATAACCGGTGGTTTAGGATCAACTTACAGGGGAGAGGCTTTCACTTATGATTATGATCTGCCTGAGTTAACAGCGTATGCCGAAACCTGTGCTTCTATTGCTCTTGCTCTTTTTGCCCGGCGTATGTGGCTAATCAGCCCAAACGGGAAATATGCCGATGCAGCAGAACTGGCAATCTATAACACTGCCCTTTCCGGTGTTTCACTGACAGGAGACAGCTTCTTCTATGAAAATCCTTTATATGCTGATCCTAAGAAAAAAGCCTTTAATGATTCGCGTCCCCGAGGATTGATGCAGCATTTGCCTATTATGGAGAGGGCAAAAGTATTTGACTGTTCCTGCTGTCCACCTAATATTCTGCGCTTTATCGAATCCATTGGTGATTTTGCCTATTCGAGCAGCGGGGATACTGTCTTTGCCCATTGCTATATGGACAGCAAAGCTGAAATTCCTTTGGAGCATCAAATTGTCAATATTGAACAACATACCCAATACCCATATGACGGTAAAATTGTCTTTAGTGTAAAAGATGGCTGCGGGTTCAGTTTTGCGCTTCATATACCGGAGTGGGCGAGGTCCTTTGACATCAAGGTAAATGATTCAGAATGCCAGTTTACCCTAAAAGATGGCTATGCCTATATTGACAGGTTATTGGGAACAGGGGACATGATAGAACTGAATCTTGATATGCAGATAGAAACAGTGGAGGCAAATCCGGAAGTAAGGGACATTTGCGGCAGGGCAGCGTTAAAACGGGGCCCCATCGTTTTTTGTGCTGAGGGAGCCGATAACCGCTTCAATCTCAGGGATGTACGCATTAGAAGAGATACAAGGTGGCAGATATATGAGAAAGAGATTGCAAATACAAGGCTGATTGGCATAAGCGGTCCTGCGGAAGTTCGCAGAAGAATAGACGGGCTTTATTCTGCTGAGCCAATAGAAAGACAGGAAGTTACCCTGAACCTGATTCCTTATCATGCATGGGCAAACCGAGGGGTTAATGAAATGAACGTATGGTTTTTATTGAAAGATTAA
- a CDS encoding sensor histidine kinase: MLKLISSLTIRSKLIIVLVLCMVMLSFSVAYRLFSFYIEDMAESTSKNVYSIVQRSNELIEAELNRIEDASHILLSNQRCYDVFSTINQMSTSEIMMAERVVEEELGKQFSLIDKVYQTILYSPGWIFGQNSTQIILGTEQVRKSGFLGISSESGGAVKWIGGYDFGKRFDSKFLMTKENYDYRYPITMIRSMNFQYSKNGIRYTLPEDVEPPVLMVFMTEKALRQMYDHNGIETFIMDEDGIVISSNSNRFSIASMSPPEVCNFLGSSGYVNINFLDEDTLLCYDTITSTGWTMVMMVPMRALMEDMRNEIIDLLKKMIIVILITSVIIAVLLSNTITKPIAVLVRSARRIAKGEFTADTPVPKGGDFKTLAETFNYMETEIMNLIEKNYIISLREKDTQIMALSLQINPHFLYNTLNTINMLAIQDGNEKISDLIVSLSEMLHYTFKNTEEKILLSDELRWIQNYSRIMSARFTGKFTMQIDIPDELLIYKVPKFFLQPLVENSIIHGFAELTEGGVIHISLEKKEDTLNFIISDNGKGMTQEDIENSVFRASQDKGIGISNVHRRLTLIYGERYHVHVESTLGKGTSFYLTIPCEL, encoded by the coding sequence ATGCTCAAATTGATTAGTTCCTTGACAATACGCTCAAAGCTGATAATTGTTTTAGTGCTTTGCATGGTGATGTTGTCATTTTCTGTTGCCTACAGACTTTTTTCTTTTTATATTGAAGATATGGCGGAAAGCACTTCAAAAAATGTTTATTCGATTGTTCAGCGGAGCAATGAACTTATTGAAGCTGAGCTTAACCGCATAGAAGACGCGTCCCACATCCTGTTGAGCAATCAAAGATGCTATGATGTTTTTTCAACTATTAACCAAATGAGTACCAGTGAAATCATGATGGCTGAGCGTGTTGTAGAAGAGGAACTGGGCAAACAGTTTTCTTTGATTGATAAGGTTTACCAGACGATACTTTATTCACCCGGATGGATTTTCGGACAGAATAGTACCCAGATTATTTTAGGCACGGAACAAGTGAGAAAATCAGGTTTTCTTGGAATTTCCTCTGAGTCCGGAGGAGCCGTGAAATGGATTGGAGGATATGACTTTGGAAAACGCTTTGATTCAAAATTTCTTATGACCAAGGAAAATTATGATTACCGCTATCCTATTACAATGATCCGCTCAATGAATTTTCAGTACTCAAAAAACGGCATCCGGTATACTCTGCCGGAGGATGTGGAGCCGCCTGTCCTCATGGTATTTATGACAGAGAAAGCACTGCGGCAGATGTATGATCATAACGGCATCGAAACTTTCATTATGGATGAAGATGGAATAGTTATTTCTTCAAACAGTAATCGATTTTCCATTGCTTCAATGTCCCCTCCTGAAGTATGTAATTTTTTAGGAAGTTCAGGCTATGTAAACATCAATTTTCTTGATGAAGACACATTGCTATGCTATGATACTATAACCAGCACAGGCTGGACGATGGTTATGATGGTTCCTATGAGAGCTTTGATGGAAGATATGCGAAATGAAATTATAGATCTATTGAAGAAGATGATTATAGTAATTTTAATCACTTCCGTCATCATAGCTGTCTTGCTTTCAAATACGATTACAAAACCTATTGCGGTTCTGGTTCGTTCTGCACGCCGTATAGCCAAAGGTGAATTCACTGCCGATACGCCTGTTCCAAAGGGAGGGGATTTTAAAACATTGGCCGAAACCTTTAACTACATGGAAACTGAAATCATGAATTTGATAGAGAAGAACTATATAATATCCCTGCGGGAAAAGGATACTCAGATTATGGCTTTAAGCCTGCAGATTAATCCCCATTTTCTCTATAATACGCTAAATACCATAAATATGCTGGCTATTCAAGACGGCAACGAAAAAATATCCGATTTGATTGTGAGCCTTTCGGAAATGCTGCATTATACTTTTAAAAATACGGAGGAGAAAATATTGCTGTCCGATGAACTGCGATGGATACAGAATTATTCGCGCATTATGTCCGCTCGCTTTACGGGGAAATTTACAATGCAAATTGACATACCTGATGAGCTGCTTATTTATAAAGTACCAAAGTTTTTCCTGCAGCCTTTGGTGGAAAATTCAATAATTCATGGGTTTGCAGAACTTACAGAAGGTGGTGTCATCCATATTTCGCTAGAAAAAAAGGAGGATACACTGAACTTCATAATTTCGGACAACGGGAAGGGTATGACGCAAGAAGATATTGAAAATAGTGTATTCCGGGCTTCCCAGGACAAGGGAATTGGAATTTCCAACGTTCACCGCAGGTTAACCTTAATATATGGCGAAAGATATCATGTACATGTAGAATCCACATTGGGTAAGGGCACTTCCTTTTACTTGACCATTCCCTGCGAACTATAA
- a CDS encoding carbohydrate ABC transporter permease codes for MALTGKNRIAYIVKRILFYSFILLLSLICIIPLYWMVRSSFMKSTQIYIMDPFVFWPQEMIWQNYKDATKFMPFLDYTLNTIFLVVVNIVGTVLTSAMCAYSFSRIKWKGRGIVFMIILSSIMLPGSVTIISQFIMWSNLKLIDTYWPLVLPAFFGGGVTNIFMLRQFFMTIPKDMDESATIDGAGHIRIFLQIIIPLSKSAIIVVGLFTFLGCWNDVFGPIMYLNTPEKFTLSLGLLQFRGEYSTKWNLLMAASTLVVAPCIIVYLVGQKYLIEGITLTGLKA; via the coding sequence ATGGCACTGACAGGTAAAAATCGAATTGCATATATTGTGAAACGTATCCTCTTTTATTCTTTTATTCTTCTGCTGTCGCTGATTTGTATCATCCCGCTTTACTGGATGGTACGTTCATCCTTTATGAAAAGCACACAGATTTACATCATGGATCCGTTTGTTTTTTGGCCACAAGAGATGATATGGCAAAACTATAAAGACGCTACGAAGTTCATGCCGTTTCTTGATTATACCCTCAACACGATTTTCCTGGTGGTTGTAAATATCGTTGGAACAGTACTTACCAGTGCCATGTGCGCGTATTCGTTTTCTCGCATAAAATGGAAAGGACGCGGCATAGTGTTTATGATTATTTTGTCTTCCATAATGCTTCCTGGTTCAGTCACAATCATATCCCAGTTTATAATGTGGAGCAACCTTAAGCTCATAGATACTTATTGGCCTTTAGTCCTTCCCGCGTTTTTCGGGGGAGGGGTTACGAATATTTTTATGCTTCGCCAGTTTTTCATGACCATTCCCAAAGATATGGATGAATCAGCGACAATTGATGGTGCTGGACATATAAGGATTTTTTTGCAGATAATAATTCCGCTGTCAAAGTCCGCAATAATAGTTGTAGGGCTGTTCACATTTCTTGGATGCTGGAATGATGTTTTTGGCCCAATAATGTACCTTAATACACCTGAAAAGTTTACCCTTTCCCTGGGACTTTTGCAGTTCAGGGGCGAGTATTCCACCAAGTGGAATCTGCTTATGGCTGCTTCCACACTGGTAGTTGCCCCATGCATTATTGTTTACCTTGTAGGCCAGAAATATCTCATTGAAGGAATTACACTGACAGGTTTGAAAGCTTGA
- a CDS encoding YhcN/YlaJ family sporulation lipoprotein, translating to MNAKSRSIIAITATAATFLITFSACATQQRTTPQTTRTRLQQQMTPGKLGNNMDNNLGNNATGNTGMRFDVTPETNRTTTGANIGTGNNNNGRNGNFLGMGNNNRNGNLLGMDNNNNGNGNFLGMGNNGGQAPQTTAGPSDRSKAASIKRGLESMPGINNVDVVVMGDTAVVSYGRKNGADNANVTNQTITNRVKQIDNTITNVYVSDSADIGSQIRRLSNDMINNKPLDEITNSFNKLINKINPNTNARS from the coding sequence ATGAATGCAAAATCGCGTTCAATAATTGCCATCACAGCCACTGCTGCTACTTTTTTGATCACATTCAGCGCTTGTGCCACTCAGCAGAGAACTACTCCACAAACCACGCGTACCAGGCTCCAGCAGCAGATGACACCAGGTAAGCTAGGCAACAATATGGATAACAACTTAGGCAACAATGCAACAGGAAATACAGGCATGCGTTTTGATGTAACGCCTGAAACAAACCGTACCACCACCGGAGCCAATATAGGAACAGGTAACAATAATAACGGCAGAAATGGTAACTTTTTAGGTATGGGCAATAACAACAGGAACGGCAACCTTCTGGGTATGGACAATAATAACAATGGAAACGGCAATTTCTTAGGCATGGGTAACAATGGCGGCCAGGCTCCGCAAACTACTGCAGGACCTTCTGACAGAAGCAAAGCTGCAAGCATAAAAAGAGGTCTGGAATCAATGCCGGGAATCAATAATGTGGATGTCGTAGTTATGGGAGATACTGCCGTTGTTTCCTATGGACGCAAAAATGGTGCTGACAATGCTAATGTTACAAACCAGACAATAACAAACAGAGTAAAACAGATTGACAATACAATAACAAACGTGTACGTCAGCGATTCCGCTGATATAGGAAGTCAGATCAGACGTTTGTCCAATGACATGATCAATAACAAGCCATTGGATGAAATTACGAATTCCTTCAATAAGCTGATAAATAAGATTAACCCTAACACCAATGCACGCAGCTAA